The DNA sequence AGGCGTTCGACCATAAGGAACCCCTGTATTACTATTTTTACGCGTTCCCAGGCGGGTTTCTGCCGTGGATAATCCTATTGCCCGCGGCCTGTTTCTTCCTCGTAAAGAACCGGGCTGACGGCCGCGCCAAGCTCCTCGCATGCTGGGCCTTATCCATATTCATCTTCTTTACGACATCGAGATCAAAGAACATACTGTATATATTGCCGATGTATCCTGCTGCCGCCATCGCTATAGCATATTACTGGGACCATGAACGGAAGCCCTTAAAACCTTTGATGATCTCCGTTGCGGCGATCATCGCGCTGAGCGCCTCCGTCTCATTATTTGTAATGCCCCATATCGACAGGCTCAAGTCGCCGAAGTACCTCTCATCCGAGATAAGGGAGGCCATCGGCCCGGATGGCAGGCTGTCCACATTCAGGATAAACCCCGTATACTGGATCTACTACTGCGGACGCGGCCATATAAACGAGCTTGACGGCAACGATAAGCTTAACGAATACCTGCTCTCAAAGGAAAGGGTATTCTGCATAATAGACCTTAGCGCATATAGGGACTACATAAGCTCCAATAAGAACCACGGGTACCTGCTCGCTTACACGCCTTACGGAAGCAGGAAGACGCTCGGGCTCATCTCAAACAGGATCAGGTAATGTCCGAAGACCAGCTGCATATAGCGTTTGTTTGGCACATGCACCAGCCATATTACAGGAACCCGCTGACCGGAGAGATCTCGATGCCATGGGTCAGGCTGCATGCCGTAAAAGATTACCTGGACATGGCGCTGATGCTCCGGGATCATCCGGGCATACACCAGACTTTCAATATGGTCCCGTCCCTGTTGGAGCAGATAGAGGACCTTTCAAGCCCGGGGTCCAGGAAGGACCTGCCGTTCGAGCTCACGATAAAACCCGCGAAAGAGCTTACGGAGGCCGACAAATTATTCATACTCCGGAATTTCTTCATGGCTAACTGGGACACGATGATAAAGCCTTTCCCGCGCTATTACGACTTGCTCGTAAAGAGGGGGAAGCATTTTTCGCGCGATGAGGCCGCGGCTGCGGCAAAACGCTTTACGCCGCAGGACTATACGGACCTGCAGGTGCTTTTCAACCTGTCCTGGATCGACCCCTTCTTCAGGGAAAAAGACGCGGAACTCAAGGCATTATCGAAAAAGGGGAAGTACTATACCGACGAGGACAAGGCCGTTGTGCTTGATAAGCAGATGGAGATAATGAGGGCTATTATCCCGGCTTACAGGAAATTGCAGGATGAGGGCATTATAGAGGTCTCGGTGTCCCCGTATTTCCACCCGATCCTGCCGCTGTTATGCGATACGGATATAGCGAAAACTTCCTATCCCGAGATCGTGCTGCCAAAGACGACTTTCCGCCATCCGGAGGACGCCAAGAAACAGGTCGAATCGGCCGTAAGGTATTATGAAGACAGGTTCGGGAGGCCGCCGCGCGGAATGTGGCCTTCCGAGGGGTCCGTGAGCGACCAGGCTGTCGGCATCATAAGCGAAGCCGGTTTAAAATGGGCGGCTACCGACGAGGAGGTACTTTTCCGGTCACTTCAAAGGCAGAGAACGCCGGAGGCGCTCTACAGGCCTTACTCCGCGAACACGCAGAAAGAGGGCCTATCGCTGATATTCAGGGATAGGACGCTTTCCGACGCGATAGGATTCGTTTACCAGAGCTGGCCGCCGGAAAACGCCGCAGCCGATTTCATAGGCAAACTCCATGCCATCAAGGATAAACTTCCGAGATCCAAAACTCCGTACCTCGTCCCGGTAATACTGGACGGCGAGAACGCCTGGGAATTCTATCCGAACGACGGGCGTGACTTCCTCAGGTGCCTCTACAGGGGCATCCAGAATGACCCGGGCCTGAGGACAACGACCGTCTCCGGCTATCTCGAGCAGTTCCCATCGCAATCAAGGCTTGAAAGGATCCACCCGGGCTCATGGATCAACGGGAATTTCAATATATGGATAGGGCATGAGGAAAAGAACAAGGCATGGGAATACCTTTTTGAGACCAGGGAGATGCTTAAGGATTTCGAAAAAACCCAGCCCGATCAGGCCGCACTGGGCAATGCCTGGAAGGAGATATTCATTGCGGAAGGCAGCGACTGGAACTGGTGGTACGGCGAGGACAACTCCTCGGCCAACGATGATGAATTTGACCGCCTTTTCAGGATGCACCTTTCCAATGTCTACTCGTTCATAGGGAAGACACCTCCCGAATACCTGTCAATACCGATACGGGCAAAGAAAGCCAGGATAGCCAGGGAACCGGCGGGCTTCATGAACCCCGTAATAGACGGCAGGGACACCAACTACTTCGAATGGGTCAACTCCGGGCTCGTGGATGTGAGCAAGCGCGGAGGGACGATGCACCAGTCGGAGACCATACTGAAACAGCTTTATTTCGGATTTAACAAAGACACTCTGTTTTTCAGGTTCGACCTTTCACAGAGCAACGGTAACGGCGCGCTTGGGTTGAGCATATTGCTGATCAATAAGGGCCTGAAGATATCCGTGCCGGCGCTGTCAAACAATATGCCCCTTGAATATATCATATCCAGGCTTTCCGATGATGAATCGTGGTCCGCCGTCAAAAAATGCTGCACCTCGGCATTTGACAGGATACTTGAAATAGCGGTAAAATTCGATGACATCGAGGCGGCGAGGGGAGAAACGCTTAAACTTATAGCTACTATAGACCGGTCGGGCGCGGCGATCGAACACTGCCCCGAATTCGGCGCGATCCAGATAACACTCCCGTCGGACGATTACGAGTCGCAACAGTGGAATGTGTGACCGTCCGTGTTGACATGCCGCCATATTTTGTATATACTTATATAAAATGTCTATAATACTTATCTCGATACTTGCAGCCGCCGTACTATTTGTAATATATGTGCTTTCTTCAAGGGAAGAAAGGGACATAACAGACAGATTTGCCCCGCACGGGAAGGTAGAAGGCTATTATTCCGGCGGCCCCGAAAGAAGAAGATCCGAGCGTTTTGACGCGGAATTAGATGTAAAATACAGCGTCCTGAGATCCTCACCTGCTAATCTCCGCACAAACAGCAAGAATATCAGCCAAACTGGCATTGCGATGCTTTTATACGAAATACTTCCCAGGAACTCGCTGGTGGATATGGAGATATCGCTTCCCGGCAGGAAAGATAGCGTCAAGATGAAAGGGCGCGTGGCCTGGTGCGAGGACCGTAGCGGGCCCGAAAGGTTAGACGGCAACGGCAAGAGGACATTCGTAGCCGGAGTGGAATTCGTGGAACCGGACGCGAAACACAAGAACGAGCTGGTCTCATATTTAAAAAGCAGGCCCGCGTCTTTATGAGCGGCAGGGAGAAGGTCAAAAGCGCGCTGATGGGGCTCGGGTTCGATTGCGATGACGGCCGGAAAAGGATAACGGTAGGCGATAACTACAGGCTTTACGGCGGGTCAAAGGTGACCCATGAAGTAATGAGGGAAAAAGCCGTAAAATTCAACGAGCAACTGAAGAAGCGCGGCAAATCTCTCGATGACGTGTCGATCGATGAAGTTGCGGATATCGCTAACAAGATAGGGCTTAAACCCCTAAACGAAAACAAGGAGAAAAGCAATGGCAGTTCCAAAAGGACTTAGGAACAAGAGAAGGAAGAAACGCATGTCCGGCAAAGCCCACAGGGGCCCGAAGAAGTAATCGGCATGGCTGGCTTTTTCTCTGTCCGTAAAAACGGGCAGATAGCCGTTGCCGAGATCCTCGAAAAGGATTCTAAGGATGTCATCCTTAATTTCAAGAACCTCGATTTCATCTCATCCCTGGTGCTTGCCGGGATGGTCTACCTGCTGAAACTCACCAAGGATAAAGGCGGCAAGCTGAAGCTCTGCGAATTAAGGGACAAGGTCAAGG is a window from the Candidatus Omnitrophota bacterium genome containing:
- a CDS encoding glycoside hydrolase family 57 protein; the protein is MSEDQLHIAFVWHMHQPYYRNPLTGEISMPWVRLHAVKDYLDMALMLRDHPGIHQTFNMVPSLLEQIEDLSSPGSRKDLPFELTIKPAKELTEADKLFILRNFFMANWDTMIKPFPRYYDLLVKRGKHFSRDEAAAAAKRFTPQDYTDLQVLFNLSWIDPFFREKDAELKALSKKGKYYTDEDKAVVLDKQMEIMRAIIPAYRKLQDEGIIEVSVSPYFHPILPLLCDTDIAKTSYPEIVLPKTTFRHPEDAKKQVESAVRYYEDRFGRPPRGMWPSEGSVSDQAVGIISEAGLKWAATDEEVLFRSLQRQRTPEALYRPYSANTQKEGLSLIFRDRTLSDAIGFVYQSWPPENAAADFIGKLHAIKDKLPRSKTPYLVPVILDGENAWEFYPNDGRDFLRCLYRGIQNDPGLRTTTVSGYLEQFPSQSRLERIHPGSWINGNFNIWIGHEEKNKAWEYLFETREMLKDFEKTQPDQAALGNAWKEIFIAEGSDWNWWYGEDNSSANDDEFDRLFRMHLSNVYSFIGKTPPEYLSIPIRAKKARIAREPAGFMNPVIDGRDTNYFEWVNSGLVDVSKRGGTMHQSETILKQLYFGFNKDTLFFRFDLSQSNGNGALGLSILLINKGLKISVPALSNNMPLEYIISRLSDDESWSAVKKCCTSAFDRILEIAVKFDDIEAARGETLKLIATIDRSGAAIEHCPEFGAIQITLPSDDYESQQWNV
- a CDS encoding PilZ domain-containing protein, with the protein product MSIILISILAAAVLFVIYVLSSREERDITDRFAPHGKVEGYYSGGPERRRSERFDAELDVKYSVLRSSPANLRTNSKNISQTGIAMLLYEILPRNSLVDMEISLPGRKDSVKMKGRVAWCEDRSGPERLDGNGKRTFVAGVEFVEPDAKHKNELVSYLKSRPASL
- a CDS encoding STAS domain-containing protein is translated as MAGFFSVRKNGQIAVAEILEKDSKDVILNFKNLDFISSLVLAGMVYLLKLTKDKGGKLKLCELRDKVKEVFRVTDLDKVFEIYPTESEALKSFD